ACGGGACTCCTTAGTCCCCTTCGTTGGCGGCCCGCTGGTAATCGCGCGTGAGACGGTCGAGCATGCGGGGCAGCCACGGGTCGCCGGGATACTTGCGTTCCCAGTCCCGAATCGCGTCTCGCAGATCGTCGAGGGCATGGCGCGTGCCGGGCTCGAGCATTTCGTCGTCCGACCTGTGATCGAAGACGTCGAGGCGATTGCGAATCTCGAGCACGCTCTCTTTTTGACGGCCGAAGTATTCGTCGGCCGGAGCCATTCGGGAGAGCGCGACGTCCGAGCGGCCGTGCGCCGAGGCGACGACGGCCGGCGGTACGCACGCGAACGCGGTGAGTATTGCAGCAGCAACGATGGTACGCATACGGTAAAATCCTCCGTACAGCGTGTCATCGACCGCGCCGTCGCATGCTTACAATGCCTTTACGGCTGCCTCCCCAGCACGCAATCGAGACGCGGTACGCGCGGCGTTTGGTCGGGCCCTTATCCCACGGCGTTTTCCCGGCGTTTCGGGCGTGGCGCATGCGCGCGCTGCTTTACCCAAGCTTTACGCAACGCCCCGCAATGCCGTAGCCTCGTGCGACCCTACGTTTGCAGGGCATCACGAGCCGATGGGCAAGCAAGCGCGGTGCGCACTCGCTCGGATCTTCGCAACGTCGCAATCATTGCACACGTCGATCACGGAAAGACCACGCTCGTCGATGCGATGCTGAGGCAGAGCGGCGTCTTTCGCGAGGGGCAAGCGGTGGAGACGCGCGTCCTCGACTCAAACCCGCTCGAACGCGAGCGCGGCATCACGATCCTCGCAAAGAACACCGCGATTCGCCACGGCGGCGTGAAGTTCAACATCGTCGACACCCCGGGTCACGCCGACTTCGGCGGGGAGGTCGAGCGCGTACTGCAGATGGTGCAAGGCGTGCTCCTGCTGGTCGACGCGGCGGAGAGTGTGATGCCGCAAACCCGATTCGTACTGCGCAAGGCCCTGGAGCTCGACTTGCGGGCGATCGTCGTGATCAACAAAATCGATCGCAGGGACGCACGTCCCGTGGAAGTCGTCAACGACGTCTTCGATCTCTTCATCGAGCTCGGCGCAGCCGACGTGCAGGCCGACTTTGCCGTCATCTACACCAATGCGAAGGCCGGAATCGCAAAGCGCTCGCTCGACGATGAAGGCAGCGATCTCGAACCCCTCTTCGAGGCCATCCTCGCTCGCGTACCCGAGGCGCCGGCGGAAGACGGCTCCTTTCAGCTGCTCATCTCCGCGATCGACCACAATCAGTACGTCGGCCGCATCGGCGTGGGACGCATCTTCCGCGGCTTCTCGCGCGTCAACATGCCGATTGCCAAGGTCGCGCGCGACGGAGCCGTCACGACCGGCCTGCGCCTCACGAAGCTGCTGACGTTTCAAGGCCTCGAGCGTCTAGAGGTCGACGAAGCATCGGCGGGCGACATCGTCTGCATCTCCGGCATCGAGGATCTCAACATCGGCGACACGATCGCCGATGGCGACGCACCCGAAGGCCTGCACGCCGTCGCCGTCGACGAGCCGACCGTATCGATGTTCTTCAGCGTCAACACCTCGCCGTTTGCGGGGCGTGAAGGCAAGTTTCTCACGTCGCGACAGATTCGCGAGCGTCTCGTTCGCGAGCTGGAATCGAACGTCGCCCTGCGCGTACTGGATACGCCCTCGCCCGACACCT
Above is a genomic segment from Candidatus Dormiibacterota bacterium containing:
- the typA gene encoding translational GTPase TypA, translating into MRTRSDLRNVAIIAHVDHGKTTLVDAMLRQSGVFREGQAVETRVLDSNPLERERGITILAKNTAIRHGGVKFNIVDTPGHADFGGEVERVLQMVQGVLLLVDAAESVMPQTRFVLRKALELDLRAIVVINKIDRRDARPVEVVNDVFDLFIELGAADVQADFAVIYTNAKAGIAKRSLDDEGSDLEPLFEAILARVPEAPAEDGSFQLLISAIDHNQYVGRIGVGRIFRGFSRVNMPIAKVARDGAVTTGLRLTKLLTFQGLERLEVDEASAGDIVCISGIEDLNIGDTIADGDAPEGLHAVAVDEPTVSMFFSVNTSPFAGREGKFLTSRQIRERLVRELESNVALRVLDTPSPDTFEVRGRGELHLAILIETMRREGYELAVSKPQVIVSERNGARYEPVEYVVIDVPESFAGAAIEALGRRKATMSNLIPIAESRRLEYTMPTRAIFGLRGELLTLTRGTAVMSHTYYDHQPWQGELPARAVGALVASDTGRATGYALMGVEQRGRFFVGPGIDIYEGMIVGRANDSFDVALNVVREKKLTNMRAAGSDENVKLAPPEELSLERAIEFIEDDELVEVTPKSIRLRKRILSESERLKARRREASALTR